A genomic region of Bradyrhizobium sp. ORS 278 contains the following coding sequences:
- a CDS encoding cytochrome c produces MLRRLLLALCVLGVAGLSVFWWLTQPSTIALAAAARAPDMANGQEIFNIGGCASCHQVPNQPDRLKLGGGLPLESPFGTFYAPNISPDPTDGIGRWSEADFVNAVLRGVSPGGGHYYPAFPYTSYAGAKVDDVRDLFAYMKTLPPVSGASRPHDLPFPFNIRRTVGVWKLLFFDDKPFVADASRSAEWNRGAYLVNTLGHCAECHSPRNLLGGIKTAQRLAGGPDPEGHGFVPNITQKGLADWSESDISYFLETGQLPDGDSAGGSMARVIRNTSQLTPEDRKAMAIYLKSLPPVEGPPKPKKS; encoded by the coding sequence ATGCTACGCCGCCTCCTGCTTGCTTTGTGTGTGCTCGGCGTCGCCGGTCTCTCGGTATTCTGGTGGTTGACACAACCCTCGACGATCGCGCTTGCGGCCGCGGCTCGGGCGCCCGATATGGCCAACGGCCAGGAGATCTTCAACATCGGTGGCTGCGCGTCGTGCCATCAGGTGCCGAACCAGCCGGATCGTTTGAAGCTCGGCGGCGGTCTGCCGCTGGAATCGCCGTTCGGCACCTTCTACGCGCCCAACATCTCGCCCGATCCGACCGACGGCATCGGGCGCTGGAGCGAGGCCGACTTCGTCAATGCCGTCCTGCGCGGCGTGTCGCCCGGCGGCGGCCATTATTATCCGGCGTTTCCCTATACGTCCTATGCCGGCGCGAAGGTCGACGACGTCAGGGATCTCTTCGCCTACATGAAGACGCTGCCCCCGGTGAGCGGCGCCTCGCGCCCGCACGATCTGCCTTTCCCGTTCAACATCCGTCGCACCGTCGGCGTCTGGAAGCTGCTGTTCTTCGACGACAAGCCGTTCGTCGCCGACGCCTCGCGCTCGGCGGAGTGGAATCGCGGCGCCTATCTGGTCAACACGCTTGGTCATTGCGCCGAGTGTCACAGCCCGCGCAACCTGCTAGGCGGCATCAAGACGGCACAGCGGCTCGCTGGCGGTCCCGATCCGGAAGGTCACGGCTTCGTTCCGAACATCACCCAGAAGGGCCTCGCGGACTGGAGCGAGAGCGACATCAGCTATTTCCTGGAGACCGGGCAATTGCCGGACGGCGACAGCGCCGGCGGCTCGATGGCGCGCGTCATCCGCAACACCTCGCAGCTGACGCCGGAGGATCGCAAGGCGATGGCGATCTATCTGAAATCGCTGCCGCCGGTCGAAGGCCCGCCGAAGCCCAAGAAATCTTAG
- a CDS encoding cytochrome c: MKRTVVVAAAALLLGAGAVMAEDNLVKQSQDIMKANAKNLGGVLIAMVKGEKPYDQAAVNAALAQLEDTAKKLPTMYPASLKGAKFEGDYGPSPKIWEDQAGFKAKIDSFAKVVTEAKAKIKDLDSLKATAPGIGKECGGCHETFRLKNS, encoded by the coding sequence ATGAAGCGGACTGTCGTGGTGGCAGCAGCAGCGCTGCTGCTGGGGGCCGGCGCCGTGATGGCAGAGGACAATCTGGTCAAGCAGAGCCAGGACATCATGAAGGCGAACGCCAAGAATCTCGGCGGTGTCCTGATCGCCATGGTCAAGGGCGAGAAGCCGTATGACCAGGCCGCCGTCAATGCCGCTCTGGCGCAGCTCGAGGACACCGCCAAGAAGCTGCCGACGATGTATCCGGCGAGCCTGAAGGGCGCGAAGTTCGAGGGCGACTACGGCCCGTCGCCGAAGATCTGGGAAGACCAGGCCGGCTTCAAGGCCAAGATCGACAGCTTCGCCAAGGTCGTCACCGAGGCCAAGGCCAAGATCAAGGATCTCGACAGCCTGAAGGCGACCGCGCCGGGGATCGGCAAGGAATGCGGCGGCTGCCACGAGACCTTCCGTCTCAAGAACAGCTGA
- a CDS encoding xanthine dehydrogenase family protein molybdopterin-binding subunit has translation MAAPIKFGMGQSVLRKEDDALIRGKGRYTDDLAPSAALHALVLRSPQAHAKFTIDVSAARLLPGVALILTAEDTAELGGLPCLFNLETDPFTAPPYPILAKDEVRHVGDAVAFVVADTLDHARDALEAIKVEWTTLPAVTGVVNAIKPGAPQVWPDHKGNVLFDVSIGDKAATEAAFAKAHAVAEIRIVNPRVVASFMETRAAVCEYDTKRDHLTLTAGSQGSHRLRDILCQNVLKIPTEKMRVICPDVGGGFGTKLFPYREYALVAVAAQRLRKSVRWAADRSEHFMGDAQGRDNVTTARMALAEDGKFLAMDVDLMGDMGAYLSTFAPYIPHGGAGMLPGLYDIQKFHCRVRTIFTHTVPVDAYRGAGRPEAAYVVERLVDACARKLDMSVDAIRRKNFIPPRALPYKTATGKVYDSGDFNAHLKRAMEIAEWKDFSKRAKAAKKNGLVRGIGLASYVEVCGTMGEETAHVKLDPNGDVTILIGTQSSGQGHQTAYAQIVAEQFGLPPERVHIHQGDTAQVPTGLGTGGSASIPSGGVSVQRATHELGDKLKQIAAEALEAGLGDLEIADGVIRVAGTDRSITFADLAKRPGVDPAKLNGSATFASADGTYPNGTHVAEIELDPATGIIRIVNYVIVDDFGVTLNPLLLAGQVHGGAVQGIGQALMEQVVYSNSDAQLVTGSYMDYALPRAADAPSFTFETHNVPCKTNPMGVKGAGEAGAIGSCPAVVNAVVEALWREYKIDHIDMPATPERVWIAIREQHRRHSL, from the coding sequence ATGGCAGCTCCAATCAAGTTCGGTATGGGACAAAGCGTTCTCCGGAAAGAGGATGACGCGCTGATTCGCGGCAAGGGCCGCTATACCGACGATCTCGCGCCATCCGCCGCCCTGCATGCCCTCGTGCTGCGCTCGCCGCAGGCCCATGCCAAGTTCACCATCGACGTGTCCGCAGCGCGGCTGCTGCCGGGCGTGGCGCTGATCCTCACCGCCGAGGACACTGCGGAACTCGGCGGCCTGCCGTGCCTGTTCAACCTCGAGACCGATCCCTTCACCGCGCCGCCTTATCCGATCCTGGCCAAGGACGAGGTGCGCCATGTCGGCGACGCCGTGGCCTTCGTCGTGGCCGACACGCTCGATCACGCGCGCGACGCGCTCGAGGCAATCAAGGTCGAATGGACGACCTTGCCGGCGGTCACCGGCGTCGTGAATGCGATCAAGCCGGGCGCGCCGCAGGTCTGGCCGGATCACAAGGGCAACGTGCTGTTCGACGTCTCGATCGGCGACAAGGCCGCGACCGAGGCGGCATTTGCGAAAGCTCACGCGGTCGCCGAGATCCGCATCGTCAATCCGCGCGTGGTCGCGAGCTTCATGGAGACGCGCGCCGCCGTCTGCGAATACGACACCAAGCGCGATCATCTGACGCTCACCGCCGGCAGCCAGGGCAGCCACCGGCTGCGCGACATCCTCTGCCAGAACGTGCTGAAGATCCCGACCGAGAAGATGCGGGTGATCTGCCCGGATGTCGGCGGCGGCTTCGGCACGAAGCTGTTTCCGTACCGGGAATATGCGCTGGTCGCCGTGGCAGCGCAGCGGCTGCGCAAGTCGGTGCGCTGGGCCGCCGACCGCTCCGAGCATTTCATGGGCGACGCGCAGGGCCGCGACAACGTCACGACAGCGAGGATGGCGCTCGCCGAGGACGGCAAGTTCCTCGCGATGGACGTCGACCTGATGGGCGACATGGGCGCCTATCTGTCGACGTTTGCGCCCTACATCCCGCATGGCGGCGCCGGCATGCTGCCGGGCCTCTACGACATCCAGAAATTCCACTGCCGGGTGCGCACGATCTTCACCCATACCGTGCCGGTCGATGCCTATCGCGGCGCCGGCAGGCCGGAGGCCGCCTATGTCGTCGAGCGTCTCGTCGATGCCTGCGCGCGCAAGCTCGACATGTCGGTCGATGCCATCCGGCGCAAGAACTTCATCCCGCCGCGCGCGCTGCCTTACAAGACTGCGACCGGCAAGGTGTACGATTCCGGCGACTTCAACGCGCATCTCAAGCGCGCCATGGAGATCGCCGAGTGGAAAGATTTTTCCAAGCGCGCCAAGGCCGCCAAGAAGAATGGCCTCGTCCGCGGCATCGGGCTGGCCAGCTATGTCGAGGTCTGCGGCACGATGGGCGAGGAGACCGCCCATGTGAAGCTCGATCCCAATGGCGATGTGACGATCCTGATCGGCACGCAGTCGAGCGGGCAGGGTCATCAGACGGCCTATGCCCAGATCGTCGCCGAGCAGTTCGGCCTGCCGCCGGAGCGCGTGCACATCCACCAGGGCGACACCGCGCAGGTTCCGACGGGGCTCGGCACCGGCGGCTCGGCTTCGATTCCCTCGGGCGGCGTCAGCGTGCAGCGCGCCACCCATGAGCTCGGCGATAAGCTCAAGCAGATCGCGGCCGAAGCGCTCGAAGCGGGCTTGGGCGACCTCGAGATCGCCGACGGCGTGATCCGCGTCGCCGGCACCGACCGGTCGATCACCTTCGCCGATCTCGCCAAGCGGCCCGGCGTCGATCCGGCCAAGCTCAACGGCAGCGCCACCTTCGCCAGCGCCGACGGCACCTATCCGAACGGCACGCATGTCGCTGAGATCGAGCTCGATCCGGCCACCGGCATTATCAGAATCGTGAACTACGTGATCGTCGACGATTTTGGCGTGACGCTGAACCCGCTGCTGCTCGCCGGCCAGGTGCATGGCGGCGCGGTGCAGGGCATCGGTCAGGCGTTGATGGAGCAGGTGGTCTACAGCAACTCGGATGCGCAGCTTGTCACCGGCAGCTACATGGACTACGCGCTGCCGCGCGCCGCGGACGCGCCGTCCTTCACCTTCGAGACCCACAACGTGCCCTGCAAGACCAATCCGATGGGCGTCAAGGGCGCGGGCGAGGCGGGCGCGATCGGCTCCTGTCCGGCGGTGGTCAACGCCGTCGTCGAGGCGCTGTGGCGTGAGTACAAGATCGACCACATCGACATGCCGGCGACGCCCGAGCGGGTCTGGATCGCGATCCGGGAGCAGCACCGCCGTCACAGTCTCTGA
- a CDS encoding DUF1775 domain-containing protein → MKSILFALAALSVAFSGGAARAHVVLDKPEARIGKTFKAVLAVPHGCEGSATVRLTVPVPEGLIAIKPMPKPGWTIEVKKGAYARAYHFMHGADLSEGVKEISWSGRLEDGFYDEFTFTGFVADTFKSGDVLPIPAIQDCEKGTAKWVEIAAPGQDPHALKYPAPLLRLTAAEPTPRGVAKADIMVSSGWSRATPGGAKVGAGFITLTNTGREPDRLIAASADIADTVEIHEMSTRDGVMVMRPIEQGLVLPPGQTVALTSGGTHLMLTGLKAPLVEGRSVAVTLQFERAGKMAVLLDVLGVGAQAPDGQPDGAKAGHAHH, encoded by the coding sequence GTGAAATCCATCCTGTTCGCTCTCGCCGCCCTGTCGGTCGCATTCAGCGGCGGCGCGGCGCGCGCGCATGTCGTTCTCGACAAGCCCGAGGCGCGCATCGGCAAGACCTTCAAAGCGGTGCTCGCTGTGCCGCATGGCTGCGAGGGATCCGCCACGGTGCGGCTGACCGTGCCGGTTCCGGAGGGACTGATTGCGATCAAGCCGATGCCGAAGCCGGGCTGGACCATCGAGGTGAAGAAGGGCGCCTATGCGCGGGCCTATCATTTCATGCATGGCGCCGACCTCAGCGAAGGGGTCAAGGAGATCAGCTGGAGCGGGCGGCTGGAGGACGGCTTCTACGACGAGTTCACCTTCACCGGCTTCGTCGCAGATACGTTCAAGTCCGGCGATGTCCTTCCCATTCCGGCGATTCAGGATTGCGAGAAGGGCACGGCAAAATGGGTCGAGATCGCCGCGCCCGGCCAGGATCCGCATGCGCTGAAATATCCTGCGCCGCTCTTGCGGCTGACGGCGGCAGAGCCGACGCCACGCGGTGTCGCCAAGGCCGACATCATGGTGTCCTCGGGCTGGAGCCGCGCGACGCCGGGCGGCGCCAAGGTCGGCGCCGGCTTTATCACGCTCACCAATACGGGCCGCGAGCCAGACCGTCTGATCGCGGCCAGCGCCGATATCGCCGATACGGTCGAGATCCACGAGATGTCGACGCGCGACGGCGTCATGGTGATGCGGCCGATCGAGCAGGGGCTTGTGCTGCCACCGGGACAGACGGTCGCGCTGACCTCCGGCGGCACGCACCTGATGCTGACCGGCCTCAAGGCGCCGCTGGTTGAGGGCAGGTCGGTCGCGGTGACGCTGCAATTCGAGCGCGCCGGCAAGATGGCCGTGCTGCTCGACGTGCTCGGCGTCGGCGCGCAGGCCCCCGATGGCCAGCCGGACGGCGCCAAGGCGGGGCACGCGCATCATTGA
- a CDS encoding TonB-dependent receptor produces MSRSVTALCAATCLVTLSSPCFSQASTQVRELTNLPMVTVDPAKRAAPRAARPAGNDQSAAPTRAARSAAEPRAASAVPAGPAPSRTAPNTQTATQRIQQTPGAVAVVPDTAFKTGAAQTIKDVLDYVPGVFAQPKWGDDTRLSIRGSGLSRNFHLRGTQLYLDGIPINTADGYGDFQEIDPTAYRYVEVYKGANALRYGANSLGGAVNFVTPTGRDASAFESRLDGGAFGFLRGQASSGGVAGAADYFVTGSASRVDGYRDHSWGTSERGSANVGYQVSPDFETRFYLNANSVRQRIPGEVSKTSALTSPQTAAANNLLNDWQRNIDTVRVANKSTLHLDNTDVEFGVFAVDRHLMHPIFQWLDYRYHDYGGFVRAIDDREIGGHRNRFTVGLNIQNGTTDANQFVNIGANKGMQMSSLVQNPENYTLYAENAWYALRSVSLIAGAQFLHAVRSQQVNFTLNGDAAGTATYDLFSPKLGVLWDVDPAWQVFANVSRSGEAPSFGENVAPTFLNPNFPTIPFYKIKAQTATTWEIGTRGRRPDVTWDFALYHADIRNELQCFYSSFGNCNVTNADKTMHQGVEAGLGFSLLKGLAVKSDTPDRVWLDLSYTYSDFRYSNDATWGNNRLPGAPPHFLRAELLYKHPAGFAFGPNVEWVPQAYFVDSANTLSTDSYLLWGMKATYDDGKNFSAYLEGRNLANKAYIATTSIIDRATPTSTLFNPGNGRGVYAGLRYKL; encoded by the coding sequence ATGTCCCGCTCCGTAACCGCGCTTTGCGCGGCGACGTGCCTTGTCACGTTGTCATCTCCCTGTTTCTCCCAAGCTTCCACCCAAGTCCGAGAGCTAACCAATCTGCCGATGGTGACGGTCGACCCGGCCAAGCGCGCAGCGCCGCGCGCGGCCAGGCCCGCCGGCAATGATCAGTCCGCAGCGCCGACGCGCGCGGCCAGATCGGCGGCTGAGCCGCGCGCCGCTTCTGCCGTTCCTGCTGGCCCGGCGCCGAGCCGGACCGCCCCCAACACGCAAACCGCGACCCAGCGCATCCAGCAGACGCCGGGCGCGGTCGCCGTCGTGCCGGATACCGCGTTCAAGACCGGCGCGGCGCAGACCATCAAGGACGTGCTCGACTACGTGCCCGGCGTGTTCGCGCAGCCAAAATGGGGCGACGACACCCGGCTGTCGATTCGCGGCTCCGGCCTTTCGCGCAACTTCCATCTGCGCGGCACCCAGCTCTATCTCGACGGCATCCCGATCAACACCGCCGACGGCTATGGTGATTTCCAGGAGATCGACCCGACCGCCTATCGCTATGTCGAGGTCTACAAGGGCGCCAATGCGCTGCGCTACGGTGCCAACTCGCTCGGCGGCGCCGTCAACTTCGTCACGCCCACCGGCCGTGACGCCTCCGCGTTCGAGAGCCGGCTGGATGGCGGCGCGTTCGGCTTCCTCCGCGGCCAGGCCTCGTCCGGCGGCGTCGCCGGCGCGGCCGACTATTTCGTGACCGGCTCCGCCTCGCGCGTCGACGGCTATCGCGACCACAGTTGGGGCACGTCCGAGCGCGGCAGCGCCAATGTCGGCTATCAGGTCTCGCCCGATTTCGAGACCCGCTTTTATCTCAACGCCAATTCGGTGCGGCAGCGCATCCCCGGCGAGGTCAGCAAGACCAGCGCGCTGACCTCGCCGCAGACGGCCGCGGCCAACAATTTGCTCAACGACTGGCAGCGCAACATCGACACGGTGCGCGTCGCCAACAAGTCCACCCTCCATCTCGACAACACCGATGTCGAGTTCGGCGTGTTCGCGGTCGACCGGCATCTGATGCATCCGATCTTCCAGTGGCTCGACTACCGCTATCACGATTACGGCGGCTTCGTGCGTGCCATCGACGATCGCGAGATCGGCGGCCATCGCAACCGTTTCACCGTTGGGCTCAACATCCAGAACGGCACGACGGATGCCAACCAGTTCGTCAATATCGGCGCCAACAAGGGCATGCAGATGTCCTCGCTGGTGCAGAATCCGGAGAACTATACGCTGTATGCCGAGAATGCCTGGTATGCGCTGCGGAGCGTCTCGCTGATCGCCGGCGCGCAGTTCCTGCATGCGGTGCGCAGCCAGCAGGTCAATTTTACGCTGAACGGCGATGCGGCGGGGACCGCCACCTACGACCTGTTCAGCCCGAAGCTCGGCGTGCTCTGGGACGTCGATCCGGCCTGGCAGGTGTTCGCCAACGTCTCACGCAGCGGCGAGGCGCCGAGCTTCGGCGAGAACGTGGCGCCGACCTTTCTCAACCCGAACTTTCCGACCATCCCATTCTACAAGATCAAGGCGCAGACGGCGACGACCTGGGAGATCGGCACCCGCGGCCGGCGGCCGGACGTCACTTGGGACTTCGCGCTGTATCACGCCGACATCCGCAACGAACTGCAGTGCTTCTACTCGTCGTTCGGCAATTGCAACGTCACCAACGCTGACAAGACCATGCACCAGGGCGTCGAGGCCGGCCTCGGCTTCAGCCTGCTCAAGGGGCTCGCCGTCAAGAGCGACACGCCCGACCGCGTCTGGCTCGATCTCTCCTACACCTACAGCGACTTCCGCTACAGCAACGATGCGACCTGGGGCAACAACCGGCTACCGGGCGCGCCGCCGCATTTCCTGCGCGCGGAGCTTTTGTACAAGCATCCCGCCGGCTTCGCGTTCGGGCCGAACGTCGAATGGGTGCCGCAGGCTTATTTCGTCGACAGCGCCAATACGCTCAGCACGGATTCCTACCTGCTGTGGGGCATGAAGGCGACCTACGACGACGGCAAGAACTTCTCGGCCTATCTCGAAGGCCGCAACCTCGCCAACAAGGCGTACATCGCGACCACCAGCATCATCGATCGCGCAACGCCGACTTCGACCCTGTTCAATCCCGGCAACGGCCGCGGCGTCTATGCCGGCCTGCGCTACAAATTGTGA
- a CDS encoding DUF2946 family protein — protein sequence MTRRRQTANWARRAVGILAAYLIALQMVLAGAMSAQMAAAAANDLGVICTDADGTVHGTSAPNPAVLHKDFCAVCAFSAHAAPVPTPAVVLLVRSASELRLESFAAWAARDSRLREPRLSQGPPANA from the coding sequence GTGACGCGACGGCGGCAAACTGCAAACTGGGCGAGGAGGGCGGTCGGCATTCTGGCCGCCTATCTGATCGCGTTGCAGATGGTGCTCGCGGGCGCGATGTCGGCGCAGATGGCGGCCGCTGCCGCAAACGATCTCGGCGTGATCTGCACCGATGCTGATGGGACCGTCCACGGCACCAGCGCGCCGAACCCGGCAGTCCTGCACAAGGACTTCTGCGCGGTCTGTGCCTTCTCTGCCCATGCCGCGCCGGTGCCGACGCCGGCCGTCGTCCTGCTCGTGCGCAGCGCCAGCGAACTGCGGCTCGAAAGCTTCGCCGCCTGGGCCGCGCGCGATTCCCGCCTCCGTGAACCCCGCCTGTCGCAAGGACCTCCCGCGAACGCCTGA
- the murJ gene encoding murein biosynthesis integral membrane protein MurJ, whose protein sequence is MLGRIFTVGGYTLLSRLTGFARDIMLAAILGAGPIADAFFIAFRLPNHFRAIFAEGAFNAAFVPAYAHVHGEKGLASASLFADRIFTLLLASQIVLLILAWVFMPQAMTILAPGFTDDPAQRELAITLTRITFPYLLLITLVTLYGGMLNVMQRFASAAAASIFLNLAMMVTLALAAFFPNAGHAAAWGVLISGFLQYVLLAGDLARHGGLPRFAPLKLDDDIRAFFKALGPATLGSMGTQVAMFADTIIATFLPAGAISALYYADRLNQLPIGVIGIAIGTVLLPEMSRRLTAGDHDGAMAQQRRAFEFTLLFSVPFVAAFLAVPDVITRAMFARGAFTKGDAAAAGATLAAYAVGLIPFVMIRSAVSTFYARKDTATPVKASLTGLTVNVVLKVLLMGSLAQVGLALATAVGAWINLLLVLGFAVHKRYLVVDRRLASSLLKFAATGVLLAVALWLSAVLVSPHLTSVGRAQDEVMLVLLIAIGAVIYAAAILGLFGLRWLKALVRR, encoded by the coding sequence ATGCTCGGACGTATCTTCACCGTTGGCGGCTATACGCTGCTGTCGCGCCTCACCGGTTTTGCCCGCGACATCATGCTGGCGGCGATCCTCGGCGCCGGGCCGATTGCGGACGCGTTCTTCATTGCGTTCAGGCTGCCGAATCATTTCCGGGCGATCTTCGCGGAGGGGGCCTTCAACGCGGCGTTTGTTCCGGCCTATGCGCATGTCCATGGCGAGAAGGGGCTGGCCTCGGCGAGCCTGTTTGCCGACCGGATCTTCACGCTGCTCCTGGCCTCGCAAATCGTGCTGCTGATCCTCGCCTGGGTGTTCATGCCGCAGGCGATGACGATCCTGGCGCCGGGCTTCACCGATGATCCGGCGCAGCGCGAACTCGCGATCACGCTGACGCGGATCACGTTTCCATATCTGCTGCTGATCACCTTGGTGACGCTGTATGGCGGCATGCTCAACGTGATGCAGCGCTTCGCCAGCGCCGCGGCGGCGTCGATCTTCCTCAATCTCGCGATGATGGTGACGCTGGCGCTCGCAGCGTTCTTTCCAAATGCCGGCCATGCCGCGGCGTGGGGCGTGCTGATCTCCGGCTTCCTGCAATACGTCCTCTTGGCTGGCGATCTCGCGCGTCACGGCGGCCTGCCGCGGTTTGCGCCGCTCAAGCTCGACGACGACATCCGCGCCTTCTTCAAGGCGCTGGGGCCGGCCACGCTCGGCTCGATGGGCACGCAAGTCGCGATGTTCGCCGACACGATCATCGCGACGTTCCTGCCCGCCGGCGCGATCTCGGCGCTGTATTATGCCGACCGCCTCAACCAGCTGCCGATCGGCGTGATCGGCATCGCCATCGGCACGGTGCTGCTGCCGGAGATGTCGCGGCGGCTGACCGCGGGCGATCATGACGGCGCCATGGCGCAGCAGCGCCGCGCCTTCGAGTTCACGCTGTTGTTCTCGGTGCCGTTCGTCGCCGCCTTCCTCGCCGTGCCCGACGTCATCACGCGGGCGATGTTCGCGCGCGGCGCGTTCACCAAGGGGGATGCGGCGGCGGCCGGTGCGACGCTCGCGGCCTATGCGGTCGGCCTGATTCCGTTCGTGATGATCCGCAGCGCGGTCTCGACCTTCTACGCGCGCAAGGATACGGCAACGCCCGTGAAGGCGTCGCTCACGGGGCTGACGGTCAACGTCGTGCTGAAGGTGCTGCTGATGGGCTCGCTGGCGCAGGTCGGCCTCGCGCTCGCGACCGCCGTGGGCGCCTGGATCAATCTGCTGCTGGTGCTCGGCTTCGCCGTGCATAAGCGCTATCTCGTCGTCGATCGCCGTCTCGCATCATCACTGTTGAAGTTCGCGGCGACCGGCGTGCTGCTTGCGGTCGCGTTGTGGCTAAGTGCCGTCCTGGTTTCGCCGCATTTGACGTCTGTCGGCCGTGCTCAGGACGAGGTCATGCTCGTCCTGCTGATCGCGATCGGCGCCGTGATCTATGCCGCCGCCATTCTCGGCCTGTTCGGCCTGCGCTGGCTCAAGGCGCTCGTTCGCCGCTGA